The proteins below are encoded in one region of Polypterus senegalus isolate Bchr_013 chromosome 2, ASM1683550v1, whole genome shotgun sequence:
- the p2ry8 gene encoding P2Y purinoceptor 8, with translation MISNVTQLDNATLEMFTNRTLSNTLSVIYILVILISFPGNILSMVLLVFHTKPKTPTIIFMINLSITDLALGSFLPFQVNYHIKGYDWNYGETLCSVVSVMFYANMYCSILTMMAISAERYFGIVHPMKYDCRRNHYAIGACLAMWALVLGVMYPIQSTDLTYRVKELNITTCFDVLKKDMLPTMQHWAAFLFVLVFILFLIPFIITVFCYIAIIVCLIKERETCSIHKRRAISLAILVVLVFVTCFAPNNIIFLLHIINKIYYNKSYYAAYKLSLSFSCVNSCLDPFIYYFASKDFRRKFRKLFGLPVSNSDLITMQHFRESLFSARSLSQGEADEEQNGLSPTLKKKESTI, from the coding sequence ATGATTTCCAACGTCACACAACTGGATAATGCAACTCTGGAAATGTTCACCAACAGAACTCTCAGCAACACTCTTTCTGTCATCTATATTCTGGTTATACTGATAAGCTTTCCTGGCAATATCCTGTCAATGGTGTTACTGGTGTTTCATACCAAACCCAAAACTCCAACCATCATCTTTATGATCAACCTGAGCATCACTGATCTGGCACTTGGCTCATTCCTACCATTCCAAGTTAACTATCATATAAAAGGCTATGACTGGAATTATGGGGAGACACTATGCAGCGTAGTATCAGTAATGTTTTATGCCAATATGTACTGCTCCATCTTGACCATGATGGCTATCAGTGCTGAGCGCTATTTTGGCATTGTACATCCGATGAAATATGACTGTAGAAGAAACCACTATGCCATAGGGGCATGCCTTGCGATGTGGGCCTTAGTCTTGGGAGTTATGTATCCTATTCAAAGCACTGATTTGACATACAGGGTTAAAGAACTTAATATTACCACCTGCTTTGATGTACTCAAAAAAGATATGTTACCAACAATGCAACACTGGGCAGCTTTCCTCTTTGTGTtagtttttatcctctttctGATTCCTTTTATTATAACAGTATTCTGCTACATTGCAATTATAGTCTGTCTAATTAAAGAAAGGGAAACCTGTTCTATACATAAAAGAAGAGCCATTTCGCTAGCAATATTGGTGGTTTTAGTTTTTGTTACCTGTTTTGCTCCtaataatatcatttttttgcttcatattattaacaaaatttacTATAACAAGTCCTACTATGCAGCTTACAAATTATCACTCTCGTTCAGCTGCGTGAACAGTTGCCTCGACCCCTTTATTTACTATTTTGCATCAAAGGATTTCAGAAGGAAGTTCAGAAAATTATTTGgacttccagtttcaaatagtgaCCTCATAACAATGCAACACTTTCGAGAAAGCCTGTTCTCAGCGAGATCACTTTCCCAAGGAGAAGCAGATGAGGAACAGAATGGATTGTctccaacattaaaaaaaaaagaatccaccATTTAG